The Notolabrus celidotus isolate fNotCel1 chromosome 23, fNotCel1.pri, whole genome shotgun sequence region tcacaacctccagactggactaccACGCctgacctccaaaaactacTACCTGTCCAAAACTCAGCTGCCCAGTTACTCatccactcccgctccagagctcatcacatcacacccatcctttagcacctccactggctccccataccgCACCAAATcaacttcaagatcctgctcatcccctacaaagccctcaccaacctcgccccctcatacctgaccaacCTCCTTAAACCCCACTCCACATCTAGctgcctcagatcctcaggtgCTAATCTCccgtcccctatcaccaagtccaagcggcgcaccttgggggacagagcctttgccatcgctgccccgacTCTCTAGAACTCTCTCCCCTCCgcacatccacaactctgactcacttcaatcatttaaaaaccacctcaagaccttcctgttccaaAAACACATGACCCCACTCCCTCCCCACCTCGTTTTATTTATtctctattctatttttttgcactttatttaaagtgtctttAGATACCCAGAGAAGCGCTAAATAAGTCctataaattattttattatttttaagatttGATTAATTCATAGAAATGTACAGAAGTGTCCATATTCATTACGGACGGCACATGCCTTCTTCGCTTTTGTCCTGTTTCGTGTTTTCGACCTTCTCTGGAGGTTTGGTCCAGCTCAGTTTCAGATGTTCAGATTTTCCTTGATCTCTCAGCGTCTTTTCCACCTTTGAAagagaaaagttaaaaacaggTTAAAGGTTGTTCCTCgtgcaattaaactttataACTCCTCActtggagggaggagggggggcgagaggaggacagaggattggggGGAGAAAAATAGTCTTAACTGAACTGACCACAACACAATTCAAACAAGCTTGCACTACTCATTATTTATAGTTAATTATCAAtctatttattattgctgctgctattttattataaacCTGCACCGGTATTCCTTTTTAGACTTGTATATTGCTGCTACTGTGAACTGTACTGTGTATATAACCtgtgatttttttatctttgatatctgcgtgctgttttttctgtcctctgGTGTTACCTGCTGCTGGAATCTGAATTTCCTGAGGGAATCTTCCtaaaggattaataaagtttctatctatctatctatctatctatctatctatctatctatctatctatctatctatctatctatctatctatctatctatctatctatctatctatctatctatctatctatctaaatgGGAAAAATAGCCCTTCCCATTACATTTAGATACATATCATTAAGCCACAAACTGTAATAGCATTAGCTTAATTAAGGACCATACACATGCCGGTACGTTGACACAAAGAATCTATCAGGTGTTTAATGTGGAAAGTGGCAGTCACCCATTTCAAGATGGCCTCCTGCACAGCTGGGGCTGACATGTTCAGAGAGGAGCCGTCCGTGGTCAGCGTCAGTCTCACCAGGTGTTTCCGGATCGGAGCTGGGATATATATGAGAGGGAATAATTTCTTtcttaagacctttttattacCCTGAACAGACCGACCGATCTAACTCAAAGCTTATTCTCTCAATAGCTAAGATTAGAAATTTTTCAACATTGGTATCCTCAGCTGTTTGATCGAGTTAGAACCAAATACTGGAACTTAAAAGTTTACTCagtcattttaaagctgctgttggtaggaatggtgtaaaaaaatgtactttttttctgctgggtttggagtaaaggtcataatacccatcattactcatctgtaagtgaagtaatttgagattaaggcgaaatctctgtgttttcagttgcctttgtatcaagcaatgtatcaatcccctcgttcccgttatcacagaCTAAGCAGAGCTACTCCCCGACCGTCTgtcgtcctgattggctgggaagccacttcctcctcatagaacgcgcacaacaaTCATTTGTGGGCGGGTTTACGGGAGCtcacattcaaaatctctctccgaactgatgtttatatcacgactatcaacagcagctttaaaggtgacatatcacgcttttttcatcaataaatATTGGTCtcagaggtccccaaaacatgtctttaaagtttatgctcaaaaaaccactttgaaatctgattttggtctgcctgaaaaactctCTTTCTCAGCCCGGCTCAGAACAGGctattttctctctgaccacgccccctcaggaagtgggtgtggcctccgctctccagcacgttgatctaatgtttccatgttggctgaacatacacggctgctcagagacccgcgttacttcaaccctctaaatctgatccagaatctgatcctgacggagattGCGCccgcagcaggacctttctgaaccattggtcacagatttagtgtttcttgttgttttatttgtcagtatgtcaacgtgtgtcttggtacacagctacgaacatgtagctatgtggctatgctaactaagcacttttccatgaaaaataaaaatcatccactagatcttcaaatctgcagacgtggggagtaaaaccgacctttgcgtttattaagacagcctacaactagcatgcctccctcctaagctccttgttagcacacgtgtgcagggaatgaaaaacagaggaggggttgagttgtattttatacagtctatggactgaacaagctctgagctctgactccgttacagaccggatattgttgttgtgacaaaaacactgaaaactgaaacggctcatttcagcacacatttacagaaaggtggagaaatcggaacaggggcagaatggatttttttcattctcggggggttggtagacatgccagggacacatatttcaggtagaggaccattaaaaagtcgttttttacatgatatgtcacctatAAGTCCGCCCTTGAAGGATGCAGCCCTCGACATATCTCTAGGATTGGAAGCTGGATAACAGCGGGCcatgtttcatttcaaagcattatattttataataaCCAAACCTTCAAAACAACTATCATTAGCATTCAACCACTTTCAGCTAAACTGATGTTTATAGAGTAGCATGTATATTTGACATATAGAAACCTCTGAACTTTTGATGTTAAAGTAATCAAAACCAAAGGATAGTCTTCCAAAGGTTGATCCTAAAAGttaactggacttggtagaaattcttgaagacgtttcatcTCTCCTCCAAGAGGTTCGAATCAAGTGGTTGAGGTTTAGAGCTTTAGGAGTCCAGTTGCCTTGTgggatcaagctttgaaataCCAatacctggatgactgagaaccttcacaggcTAAGGATGGTCCTTAATTTCTCAAGTGTTCAGGGGGTAAGAGTCATGAACTGACATTGCGAGAATAAACATGATAACGTATGATGACAGAAAGAGTTGTTTACCCTGGTAGCAAAAAAAGGCCCTTTTTTGATAGCAGTTGATGTTTGTCATTCCAAGAGAGTTACTGTTGACCTGAAGCACACCACAGCGAGCCAATTTATTGTTCAAGGCCTGAAGTGGTTTCCAGGGTGTGAATGTGGCTTCACTCCCATCGGACCACAGCAAGAAGGACCGAGTCAGCCCTATCCAGGACCAGGACCTGTACTTTGGCATGCTGTCCAGCAGCTTTTTCAGCTCCTGGTTGTCAAGCTTGTCGCGCACTCTGGCCAGCACCATTTGCCGTCCCCTGCAGTGCGCCCGAGCCTGTGTCCAGTTTAAGGGGACATTCTCCAAAACAAATCTTTCAGAAATGTTTGTAGTGGACCCTGTGAACGACAACAGCACGACTGATTTTGTACTTTGTTTGATTCTCATTAAGTCATGCACCATACAAATTGGTCAACTTTTGGACATCGGGAGAAAAATCAGAAGCAAAAGCATCATCAGAGCATGCTTAATAACCAAAGTTTCAGCTGGGTAACAATGCAGCTGCATTGGAAATCATCCAACTGGGTTGGACTTAAAATATCAGAgagtataaataataatacaatttatataTCCATTAAAATATACCATCCAACACGTCTTACCGTTGTAGCAGAAGAATGTACGCTTGTTGCTGCATGGATGAGTCAACCACATTCCATCAAGTCTCATGACCACACAGTTATCATTTCCAGCATCCATTACCCAGTTTTGGAAGGCTGGTTCTCCCTCTTTGTGGTCGCCAGCGTCTGACCGGGTCCAGGCCCACTGTTTTCTTAGACCTACGAAGGCTTCTGTAACACCAGACCCAATCAGACCTGCCAGGTCCTCCAGCTCCTTCTGGTCGCTGATAGTGGCCAAATCAGTGTGTTCTTTTTGGCAATATGTCAAAGCTTCCTTCCAGGTTGTCTTCTTGTTGACAAAGTAATGTTTTCGATGATGAAGGCAGGACGCAAAAGTGTACAGACCTGCCGACcatgcagaaaacaaaagattTAGAGCCTAATTTTTGTTTGCACATTTGAAAATGATACAGATTTGATTTAATAAATACCTCACCTGCAAGTACCACAATGCATAAAATTCTCCCCtccatggtttgtgttttgagaATCAAGAGTTTTTATCTGCAGCAGATTCAGAAACTGTTTTTGAAATCATCAGCAATATTCTCTCGTAGCCGTAAGAATATCACTCACCTGTGAGCGAGGAAGCAGGAGATCTCTTATGGGACAAACTGAATACAGCCTGCTCTTTTACCTGGTGTCTTGATTCCgtcttttacattttaaatcaacgTACCCCAAATACATTCAAAACAGGTTACCTACACTTAATCCTTTTAGAAATTTCCCTGTCTTACAGATGCAAAACCAACTTCCCTCCAAGGACACGACTCTCTTAGACTCAGGGAGGGTATATTTTAGTGGCCTTTAGCAATGATAAAGACAATGCACTATGTGAGTTTGATTGCTCTTAGTGACAGATACTAAAGGCTTTgtacttcaatcaatcaatctttatttgtatagtgccaaatcacaacaaacattatcttaaGCCGCGTTTATAAACATAGATCTCTTCTTTTTTCAGagaaatagtcccagtgattcctcgtcagtcagcgttccatggtgatggattcttatctgcctgttgaggtggatttaacatgaaaccgtcctcattcagctctccttcttgtctgagctctgcggttcacacacctttaaaagtaaacgaggcaaatgtcacaactttgaaccctttTAACGGTTTTGTCTCACCTTATGGTTTATGGTGTCAACTTGCAGAATCAAAATGTGCCAGAACCCCTTTccttggattgatttgacatgacgtgtgattagtttgcctctggtgttgctcatttaagtgaaagttaataaccattgtcacgtttttttttaagttatatttttgggcatttttgcctttattgaataggacagctaaagagagacaggaaatgtggggagtaaagagtgggggaggacatgcaagaaatggttgaggctggaatcgaacctacgaCGAGGGCAAAGCTTCTgtcaaagggttttgaccaatcagagtcaagcgTCTTACACAATCGGTAAGAGAGATGggtaatacaataaaataaattacagttATAGAATGTAGAAATGTCTCTAGTTTgcatcttttaaaatatattctatACATATGCTGAGTATTTGGCAGGAAATTATATCTTCCAGTTTTATCGCCACtcgctcatagactgtataaaacatggacgtagtctctgtgatgtcacagagttttgaagcctatcgttggcggtcaccatattggaaatgctgactcaaactaATGTTGGTTGACCTAGCAAGACACAAAGAGGCAGAGGTAAGGCAGGCCTGTACAGAGTGAACGCCAgacagtcaaatcagccatacccttaattatgcaaaacctTAGACTGTCTAAATAATgtacatagtatccatgacgtcacctatctgtttctgaaccgctgttttgaggcaggagccatattggaaatgctgaactcataactgctgtcgagcgagtgtgacgtaaagaggcgggctttgagcctcctagccaacagctacagcattcccacctgtcaatcaagtcagctgtgcctctcttggAAggctcgtaatcttaatatcttacaacccgtacagtgtgtgccgatcaagaaagctatccagactacacttatttctgtaccaggctgtaaacatgtttatttttgctgtaaagatcggctattttgaatttgtgtgtatgtggtctccagtacttctggagcaagcctctagtggacactcatggaactgcagttttacacacttccacattggactcaatTCTTGTAGCCAGAGGGttgcaaaacttgtaatattaatatctttgaaaatgacGAGTtatagaaaaaattcaccttgATACAACTTAGCATTAACAAAGACCTGATGTCACCctcctgaaaaaaacatttattatatttacttTTCCTATAATCAGTTTGCAGTTGTTTATTTGCCCTGTGTCCACTTTGAAGCTTGGAATACGACTTAAGATGAATGCTAATGCTGCTCTTTAACTAggcagctgtttgctaacccaTTAGCCATGACAGCTTTATGAGGCTGTGAAGCTTGTTCTACAGCCTTTATGCAAACATGAGCTACAGACACACCGATGAGTCATATTTCCATGTCTGTTTCAACAGGATGGAGTTCAGAACTCTCTGAGAACACTCGCCTGTGAAGCACAGTTTGAACTTAGGACTGACTTTTTTCCTGTTGTTATTCTCCTTGCATGACCGAGAACACAGCCTCTAAGAATGCAAAGCACATGAAAAGACTGCAGCTCAGCAGAGACGAATGCAAAGGGTTTGCAAAACAGAGAAGGTTGTAGACAAGTAAACAATCTTTATTCCAGAAACAAATCATCGGAGAAACACAAAATAAGATGTCTTCAAATGATGATAAAAAGTAAACAAGCACCTCCTGAATATCAATATGATGTCTACATTTAAGACCTGGACTGCAAACACAAAGAGTAATACAATCCTCAGCCCGGTGGGTTCACAACACGACAATTAACATGTCAGGTATCATTTCATACAGGTGTGGTGATGAATCAACATTCATCAATTCTTCATACAAACATTTATTGTACAGTGGCGATAAAGTGGTTTTGATTTGACTTACAATTGTGTACATTTTGGTGTAATTTCAAAGTACATAAATACAGAACTTTAATGTGTACTCCCTCCATGAAAAATACTCATATTGACTCCTCGTATTATATTCAAACATAACAGAGCACATACAATGTAGAGCATGTTTTTCAGGGGTCCTGATGTACTTCAGGTATGTTAACATGCAGTAGAACCAGGGGTTCAGcttgctcggctggaagtgaagcttccagcaaagcgtctgccccctggtggctggctgcagtataggtcaaaaactctgtctcccccattcatttgaatggggctgcagtcaaactttaaaaaataaatacacgtcgtacgaatgtttctcacatccgtatgctgtggtgatatgtagttagtatttgactgttttgtgttcaaggcctcatttttctgaaaa contains the following coding sequences:
- the LOC117807767 gene encoding uncharacterized protein LOC117807767, with the translated sequence MVLARVRDKLDNQELKKLLDSMPKYRSWSWIGLTRSFLLWSDGSEATFTPWKPLQALNNKLARCGVLQVNSNSLGMTNINCYQKRAFFCYQAPIRKHLVRLTLTTDGSSLNMSAPAVQEAILKWVEKTLRDQGKSEHLKLSWTKPPEKVENTKQDKSEEGMCRP